One Herpetosiphonaceae bacterium genomic window carries:
- a CDS encoding transposase has protein sequence MERDQVSLNTLYGRVVAQLDLGDFQRRSLYDVTWAIGGAELIRKQNVWYLCITQSKKLPEPDEPLGVIGCDFGIVNLCTTSDGDTFSGEHIDRVRDRYHLRRQRLQAVGTKSAKRRLKRNSGREQRFQKNTNHGISKRLVQKAAGKRKALALEDLTHIRQRATVQRSQRRRHSSWAFHQLRMFVQYKAVLAGVRVIVVDPRNTSRTCSACGYCDKQNRHSQSSFVCGSCGFAASADWNAAVNIERAAVNQPMAARA, from the coding sequence ATGGAGCGTGATCAAGTCTCGCTGAATACGTTGTATGGTCGGGTGGTCGCACAGCTTGATCTTGGCGACTTCCAACGCCGCTCCTTGTACGATGTGACGTGGGCGATCGGCGGCGCGGAATTGATCCGCAAACAGAACGTGTGGTATCTGTGCATCACGCAATCCAAGAAATTGCCGGAACCCGATGAGCCGTTGGGCGTGATTGGTTGCGACTTCGGGATCGTCAACCTGTGTACTACCAGCGACGGCGATACGTTCAGCGGTGAACACATTGATCGGGTACGTGATCGCTACCATTTGCGCCGCCAACGGCTGCAAGCGGTCGGAACGAAAAGCGCCAAACGTCGCTTGAAACGAAACAGCGGCAGGGAGCAACGCTTCCAAAAGAACACGAATCATGGGATCAGCAAACGCCTCGTACAAAAAGCCGCCGGTAAACGCAAGGCACTCGCGTTGGAGGATTTGACGCATATCCGCCAGCGGGCTACGGTTCAGCGTTCGCAGCGTAGGCGGCATAGTTCGTGGGCGTTTCACCAGTTGCGAATGTTTGTGCAGTACAAAGCGGTGCTGGCTGGCGTGCGCGTGATCGTCGTTGATCCGCGTAACACCAGCCGAACGTGTAGTGCCTGTGGCTACTGTGACAAACAGAACCGTCACTCTCAATCCTCGTTTGTGTGCGGTTCGTGCGGGTTCGCTGCATCCGCCGATTGGAACGCCGCTGTAAATATCGAACGGGCTGCTGTCAATCAGCCTATGGCGGCACGGGCATAG
- a CDS encoding UPF0175 family protein, producing MPDDLGSKDKRQLEALARAALIVKLSAQGEISSGYAADTLGVSRRAFLDLLGDYGVSIFDPATDVAAEAGHA from the coding sequence GTGCCAGACGATCTCGGATCGAAAGACAAGCGACAACTGGAAGCGCTCGCGCGCGCGGCGTTGATCGTCAAGCTGTCTGCGCAAGGCGAGATCAGCTCGGGCTATGCCGCCGACACGCTTGGGGTGTCGCGGCGGGCGTTTCTCGATCTGCTCGGCGACTACGGCGTCTCGATCTTCGATCCCGCGACGGATGTGGCGGCAGAGGCAGGCCATGCGTAG
- a CDS encoding ISAs1 family transposase has product MHSTTLPFTLPLPADLPCVVDLRALAAHLASLVDHRDPRGVRYPLAPLLTLAVCAKLAGHRRITALADWARLRARDLADLFGLARATLPHPTTWSRLFAEAVDVPALEDALGSFFRTTTVSAEVPARGSRILAVDGKPLRGTIPSGHTTGVHLVAAYLPDTGVVLAQLAVDRKANAIVVVPTLLAHLDLTGMVVVGDAMQTQRHLSLQIVETGGDYLWFVKANQPTLHADIERRFTPLPVLPGTAEAPTDFTMAHQIDNAHGRLEARRITVSSWLQDDSNWPYLAQVFKWERTVGRAGKAGTEVRYGVTSLPATVADAARLLTIARTEWGIENGLHYRRDVRLAEDASRLRRGRGPQVMAALNNAVIGLVLQAGERNLAASQRRVAYHFDRWLAQKAKA; this is encoded by the coding sequence ATGCACTCTACCACCTTGCCGTTCACCCTGCCATTACCCGCTGACCTGCCGTGTGTCGTTGATCTCCGTGCGCTCGCAGCGCATCTCGCCAGCTTGGTCGATCACCGTGACCCGCGCGGCGTGCGCTATCCGTTGGCACCCTTGCTCACCCTGGCCGTCTGTGCCAAGCTTGCCGGGCATCGTCGCATCACCGCCCTGGCCGATTGGGCGCGTCTGCGAGCCCGTGACCTTGCCGACCTCTTTGGCCTGGCCCGCGCGACCCTGCCGCATCCCACGACCTGGAGTCGTCTGTTTGCCGAGGCCGTTGACGTGCCGGCGTTGGAAGATGCCCTCGGCAGTTTCTTTCGCACGACCACGGTTTCGGCAGAGGTTCCGGCACGTGGCAGTCGCATTCTGGCAGTGGATGGCAAACCATTACGTGGCACGATTCCTAGTGGTCACACGACCGGCGTCCATTTAGTCGCCGCGTATCTCCCCGACACCGGGGTGGTCTTGGCCCAGTTGGCCGTGGACCGCAAAGCGAATGCAATCGTCGTGGTGCCGACGCTGCTTGCCCACCTTGATCTCACCGGCATGGTTGTGGTCGGCGATGCCATGCAGACGCAGCGCCACCTCAGTCTCCAGATTGTGGAAACCGGCGGCGACTACCTCTGGTTCGTCAAAGCCAATCAGCCGACCCTCCACGCCGACATCGAACGCCGCTTCACGCCGTTGCCCGTCCTGCCCGGCACCGCAGAAGCGCCAACGGATTTCACGATGGCACACCAGATAGACAACGCGCATGGGCGGCTGGAAGCGCGGCGGATTACCGTCAGCAGTTGGTTACAGGACGATAGTAACTGGCCGTATCTCGCCCAAGTCTTCAAATGGGAACGCACGGTGGGGCGCGCGGGCAAGGCCGGCACGGAGGTCCGCTATGGCGTCACGAGTTTACCGGCGACGGTGGCAGATGCGGCGCGCTTACTCACGATTGCGCGGACGGAATGGGGCATTGAAAACGGGCTGCATTACCGGCGCGATGTGCGTTTGGCGGAAGATGCCAGCCGCCTGCGCCGGGGACGCGGGCCGCAGGTCATGGCCGCGCTCAATAACGCGGTCATCGGCTTGGTCCTCCAGGCCGGGGAACGCAATCTGGCCGCTAGTCAACGCCGCGTTGCCTATCACTTTGATCGCTGGTTAGCGCAGAAAGCAAAAGCATAA
- a CDS encoding UPF0175 family protein, whose amino-acid sequence MRTLSIPYSDDLLVATGQSPEDLEHDLRILLAIKLFEVRRLSLGKAAELAGIPILSFLNELGHNGVAVINLDDDQIEDELRDA is encoded by the coding sequence ATGAGAACCTTATCAATACCCTACAGCGACGATTTGCTTGTCGCCACCGGGCAGTCGCCGGAAGACCTCGAACACGATCTGCGGATCTTACTCGCAATCAAGCTCTTTGAAGTGCGGCGGCTATCGCTCGGAAAAGCGGCTGAACTGGCTGGCATCCCCATCCTCAGCTTCCTTAACGAACTGGGCCACAACGGTGTCGCCGTCATTAATCTTGATGACGACCAAATCGAGGACGAGCTTCGTGATGCCTGA
- a CDS encoding DUF3368 domain-containing protein, whose amino-acid sequence MTTKSRTSFVMPEGSLVVDSGPLIAFARIGQLALLPHLGSRIVIPPAVWQEVTLSNQDAPGAHEVRQIPWLDRQAPDPLRVEPLTILLGRGEAEVIALAQTLPQSMVVLDDARARRVAERLSMQRIGTVGLLRRAKRMGLIALIRPHLDALQAQGIYMRQALIDAVLNDVGEG is encoded by the coding sequence ATGACGACCAAATCGAGGACGAGCTTCGTGATGCCTGAGGGGAGTCTGGTCGTCGATAGTGGGCCGCTCATTGCCTTCGCCCGCATTGGGCAGCTTGCCCTCTTGCCACACTTGGGGTCACGGATCGTTATCCCACCTGCGGTATGGCAGGAAGTAACGCTGAGCAACCAGGACGCGCCAGGAGCCCATGAGGTCCGGCAGATCCCGTGGCTGGATAGGCAAGCCCCCGATCCACTACGAGTCGAGCCGCTCACCATCTTGCTTGGGCGCGGCGAGGCAGAAGTGATTGCGTTAGCGCAAACGCTGCCACAGAGCATGGTGGTGCTTGACGACGCACGCGCGCGGCGGGTCGCTGAACGGTTGAGCATGCAGCGCATCGGCACCGTCGGTTTGCTCCGCCGCGCGAAACGGATGGGATTGATCGCCCTGATCCGGCCACACCTCGACGCCTTACAAGCTCAGGGGATCTATATGCGCCAAGCCTTGATCGATGCTGTCCTCAACGATGTTGGAGAAGGCTAA
- a CDS encoding ParB/RepB/Spo0J family partition protein, which translates to MQAIRTTPQNPRAADTALDDLIASLAVESEPYLAQPPLVEHLGEREYRLIAGERRVRAVTAAGWATLACLVYPRLDPAQAHELRLIENLHRAALDALDEACALRIAWFRANADALGTGDAAREILGQEQAPAETLAQLGALLATVNFTPTRPAVTWDQVLDRLGLDLSPAQRKRRMRLLSLDSAVQAQARVLDLSPAAMRAIGTLAPEQQQRLIGEVAQDPRLARKIRRIASTVTKGTYTLDQALDEARGRVRFAAEREGSAVRDQVTAIGRDDDLAEAAADDDANAPTPADGESAHVDQAVIDAVMELINVASSVTTALVAFNTAVGTRSIAALGEPWGGYAQYALALLRDAATELPGYDTSVELA; encoded by the coding sequence GTGCAGGCCATTCGGACCACGCCGCAGAATCCGCGAGCTGCGGATACGGCACTGGACGATTTGATTGCCAGCCTGGCCGTCGAGTCCGAGCCGTATCTTGCGCAGCCGCCCCTGGTCGAGCACCTCGGCGAGCGGGAGTATCGGCTGATCGCTGGCGAGCGGCGCGTGCGCGCGGTCACGGCGGCGGGCTGGGCGACGCTGGCCTGTCTGGTCTATCCCCGGCTTGATCCGGCCCAGGCCCACGAGCTGCGCCTCATCGAGAACCTCCATCGCGCCGCGCTGGATGCCCTGGATGAAGCCTGTGCGCTGCGCATCGCCTGGTTCCGCGCCAACGCCGATGCGCTGGGCACCGGCGACGCGGCGCGGGAGATTCTCGGGCAGGAACAGGCACCCGCCGAGACGCTCGCGCAGCTGGGAGCCCTGCTGGCCACGGTCAACTTCACGCCGACCCGTCCGGCGGTGACGTGGGATCAGGTGCTGGACCGCTTGGGCCTGGATCTGAGTCCGGCGCAGCGCAAACGGCGGATGCGCCTGCTCTCGCTCGATAGCGCCGTGCAGGCGCAGGCCCGCGTGCTTGACCTCAGCCCGGCAGCCATGCGCGCCATTGGGACCCTGGCACCGGAGCAGCAACAGCGGCTGATCGGCGAAGTGGCGCAGGACCCGCGGCTGGCGCGGAAAATTCGCCGCATTGCCAGCACCGTGACCAAGGGCACCTACACGCTGGACCAGGCACTCGACGAGGCGCGCGGCCGGGTTCGGTTTGCTGCCGAGCGGGAGGGCAGCGCGGTCCGCGACCAGGTGACGGCGATCGGACGTGACGACGATCTGGCGGAAGCGGCTGCGGATGACGACGCGAACGCGCCGACCCCGGCGGACGGTGAGTCGGCCCACGTCGACCAGGCCGTGATCGACGCCGTGATGGAGCTGATTAACGTCGCCAGCTCCGTGACGACGGCCCTGGTCGCCTTCAACACCGCCGTGGGCACCCGGTCGATCGCCGCGCTGGGCGAGCCCTGGGGCGGCTATGCTCAGTACGCGCTCGCCCTCCTGCGGGATGCGGCCACGGAGCTTCCGGGGTACGACACCTCCGTTGAGCTCGCTTGA
- a CDS encoding ParB/RepB/Spo0J family partition protein, which translates to MPKQHTAAPSAERGVVVADHPSGVPLRIALVDLDEDLTQPRQDFPDDRQQELTASVAVAGIKQPLIVRPAGHGRYLVVDGARRKRAAEAAGLREVPCVLSAEVDWLTIKQNQLITNGFHQSLTHLELAQTLELLWLGHQIAAFEADADDDGTQTAALVAAAGSPARQIEALRERLCDLSGFPSRDAYLGSGAHVRVPWSTVLQATGLAQMTPDQRKRLLSLLDLSLEAQEALAGVDVSQRTLRDLAQRPPDEQRALIAQVQDQEDVGAALRQALNAPLVADDDPPRTGDWSPDTFAHALDAPTTDDSAGHATLDRADDALPLDMDADQRSTVVPDPTLAMPFSKGNGQTLVSDRGEIGRGSPPPPGHACWTEDQALQLSGALEAALKVLDSVGPAYLTEQHQGWLRPMWQELVIRLESAGLEARLE; encoded by the coding sequence ATGCCCAAACAACACACTGCAGCACCCAGCGCCGAGCGTGGCGTGGTCGTGGCGGATCATCCGTCTGGCGTACCGCTGCGCATCGCCCTCGTGGATCTGGATGAGGATCTGACCCAGCCGCGCCAGGACTTTCCCGACGATCGCCAGCAGGAGCTCACCGCGAGTGTGGCCGTGGCCGGCATCAAGCAGCCCCTGATCGTCCGCCCAGCGGGGCATGGGCGCTATCTCGTGGTCGACGGCGCCCGCCGCAAGCGCGCGGCGGAGGCCGCGGGCCTGCGAGAGGTCCCGTGTGTCCTGAGCGCCGAGGTGGATTGGCTCACCATCAAGCAGAACCAGCTCATTACCAACGGTTTCCACCAATCCCTGACGCACCTGGAGCTGGCCCAGACGCTGGAGTTGCTCTGGCTGGGACACCAGATCGCGGCGTTTGAAGCCGACGCTGACGACGATGGCACGCAGACGGCAGCGCTCGTCGCGGCGGCGGGCAGTCCTGCCAGGCAAATCGAGGCGCTGCGCGAGCGGCTCTGTGACCTCTCCGGCTTTCCCAGCCGCGACGCATACCTGGGAAGCGGTGCGCATGTGCGCGTCCCCTGGAGTACCGTGTTGCAAGCCACTGGGCTGGCGCAGATGACCCCTGACCAGCGGAAGCGGCTGTTGAGCCTCCTGGATCTCTCGCTGGAAGCACAAGAGGCGCTGGCCGGTGTCGACGTGAGCCAGCGGACCTTGCGCGATCTCGCGCAGCGCCCACCAGATGAGCAGCGTGCGCTCATCGCGCAGGTGCAGGATCAGGAGGATGTCGGCGCGGCGCTCCGGCAGGCGCTGAACGCACCGCTGGTGGCCGACGATGACCCACCGCGGACAGGTGACTGGTCGCCGGACACGTTCGCCCACGCCCTGGATGCTCCAACCACCGACGACTCAGCCGGCCATGCCACGCTGGATCGCGCTGATGATGCGCTGCCGCTCGATATGGATGCCGATCAGCGATCGACCGTTGTTCCTGATCCGACACTGGCGATGCCGTTCTCGAAGGGCAACGGCCAGACGCTGGTCTCCGACCGGGGCGAGATTGGCCGTGGCTCACCGCCGCCGCCGGGTCATGCATGCTGGACGGAAGATCAGGCGCTCCAGCTCTCTGGTGCCTTGGAAGCGGCCCTGAAGGTTTTGGATAGTGTGGGGCCGGCCTATCTGACCGAGCAGCACCAGGGGTGGCTGCGACCGATGTGGCAGGAATTGGTGATCCGCCTGGAGTCTGCCGGTCTGGAGGCACGTCTGGAGTAG